From the Platichthys flesus chromosome 6, fPlaFle2.1, whole genome shotgun sequence genome, one window contains:
- the cln6b gene encoding ceroid-lipofuscinosis neuronal protein 6 homolog: MQPSVRKRPSSGRPAAMFTCSRSGSSAEPVLPRPRFHLDLWLSFTVQNWVLDMGRPVVTLVLPANLIPLNRPGAAELLHLLYNVTAPLILLKNTSHRTRHTEHVTQNTSHRTRHTEHITTTASCPSQMLERCPRSLSVPVVHLGLISTVMGSSLHLVADSITRRLVLIGYELHLSVRENPVMKELRPSSLIDVFELLFGYDDTLGHLMWYVPLFLVLLFFFSGCFCHRTQADRMSPAAWTLLAPNTTYYWFLMTEGQTFILFIFTFFAMTATVMHQRGRGLVPDSNGLFLLNSFSAALVLVLIWVLCLWDDGVLRRRHPGLIYVPQPSAVYSLHLHLVNSTQT, encoded by the exons ATGCAGCCGTCCGTCAGGAAGAGGCCGAGCTCCGGTCGGCCTGCAGCCATGTTCACCTGCAG tCGCTCGGGGAGTTCTGCAGAGCCGGTTCTGCCGAGGCCTCGGTTCCATCTGGACCTGTGGCTCAGCTTCACCGTCCAGAACTGGGTCCTGGACATGGGCCGACCTGTTGTCACG CTCGTCCTCCCAGCGAACCTGATTCCTCTGAACCGTCCTGGTGCAGCAGAACTTCTCCACCTTCTCTACAACGTCACTGCTCCGCTCATCCTGCTCAAA AACACGTCCCACAGAACACGTCACACAGAACACGTCACACAGAACACGTCCCACAGAACACGTCACACAGAACAC ATCACCACCACAGCCTCTTGTCCCTCTCAGATGCTCGAGCGATGTCCCAGGTCTCTGTCCGTCCCGGTCGTCCACCTCGGCCTCATCTCCACCGTCATGGGAAGCAGCCTCCACCTGGTGGCCGACTCCATCACTCGCCGGCTCGTGTTGATTGGCTACGAGCTGCACCTGTCAGTCAGAGAGAACCCGGTCATGAAGGAGCTCCGACCCTCCTCATTG attGACGTGTTcgagctgctgtttggttaCGATGACACTCTGGGTCACCTGATGTG GTATGTTCCTCTGTTCCTCGTCCTCCTGTTCTTCTTCAGTGGTTGTTTCTGCCACAGGACGCAGGCGGACAGGATGTCCCCAGCAGCCTGGACGCTGCTCGCTCCAAACACCACCTACTACTG GTTCCTGATGACTGAAGGTCAaaccttcatcctcttcatcttcaccttcTTTGCAATGACCGCCACAGTGATGCACcagagggggcggggcctggTCCCTGACAGTAACGGCCTCTTCCTGCTCAACAG tttctctgctgctctggtccTGGTGCTGATCTGGGTGCTGTGTCTCTGGGACGATGGCGTCCTGAGGAGGAGACACCCGGGGCTGATCTACGTCCCTCAGCCTTCTGCTGTCTATTCACTGCACCTCCACCTGGTCAACTCCACCCAGACATGA
- the calml4b gene encoding calmodulin-like protein 4: MAKFLTQDQIDEFKECFSLYDCQRRGKVKAQELITVMRCLGSSPTPPEVQRHLLSHNIGRGGELDFSTFLSIMHRQLQQEAPEQEILEALKMADKDHKGFVLATELRATLTGSGEKLTHREVDELLKEAGVGPDGRVHCEHFAQAVTRSSAKR, encoded by the exons ATG GCAAAGTTCCTGACCCAGGATCAGATCGACG AGTTCAAAGAGTGTTTCTCTCTGTACGACTGCCAGCGGAGAGGAAAGGTCAAAGCTCAGGAGCTGATCACAGTGATGCGATGTCTCGGATccagccccaccccccccgaGGTCCAACGGCACCTGCTGAGCCACAACATAG GtcgggggggggagctggactTCTCCACCTTCCTGAGCATCATGCACCGGCAGCTTCAGCAGGAGGCGCCGGAGCAGGAGATCCTGGAGGCCCTGAAGATGGCCGACAAAGATCACAAAGGCTTCGTCCTCGCCACCGAGCTGCGAGCGACACTCACCGGGAGCGGAGAGAAACTGACCCACAGAGAAG tGGACGAGCTGCTGAAGGAGGCGGGTGTTGGGCCAGATGGGCGGGTCCACTGTGAACACTTTGCTCAAGCGGTGACGCGCTCGTCTGCAAAACGATAA
- the fem1b gene encoding protein fem-1 homolog B, with the protein MESLADYVYKAASEGRVLTLAALLLNHSEAETRFLLGYVTQVSGQRSTPLIIAARNGHDKVVRLLLDHYRVDTEQTGTVRFDGYVIDGATALWCASGAGHFDVVRLLVTHQANVNHTTITNSTPLRAACFDGRLDIVRYLVEHTADISITNKYNNTCLMIASYKGHADVVNFLLEQGADPNAKAHCGATALHFAAEAGHLDIVKELVRCQAAMVVNGHGMTPLKVAAESCKADVVELLLAHADCDPPSRIEALELLGASFANDRENYDIQKTYHYLHAAMTRRYHDPEDVIAKELLPPIEAYGGRSECQTPRDLETIRADRDALHMEGLMIRERILGSDNIDVSHPIIYRGAVYADNMEFDQCIKLWLHALRLRQKGNRNTHKDLLRFAQVFSQMVHLKEQVSASGVEQVLSCSVLEIQRSMSRVEAAAESELPQALDNYESNVFTFLYLACISTKTSCSEEERALVNKHVYNLIQLDPRSREGSSLLHLAISSTTPVDDFHTNDVCSFPNAQVTKLLLDCGAPVNAIDHEGNTPLHVIVQYNRPISDFLTLHAIIINLVEAGAHTDMTNKQKKTPLDKSTTGVSEILLKTQMKMSLKCLAARAVRRHHITYRNQIPKTLEEFVEFH; encoded by the exons ATGGAGTCTCTGGCCGATTACGTGTACAAGGCAGCCAGCGAGGGTCGAGTCCTGACCCTGGCCGCGCTGCTGCTCAACCACTCCGAGGCGGAGACCCGCTTCCTGCTCGGCTACGTGACCCAGGTGTCCGGGCAGAGATCCACCCCCCTCATCATCGCGGCCCGGAACGGACACGACAAGGTGGTCCGGCTGCTCCTGGACCACTACCGGGTGGACACGGAACAGACCGGCACGGTTCGGTTCGACGG cTACGTCATCGATGGAGCCACCGCTCTGTGGTGTGCGTCCGGCGCCGGACACTTCGATGTTGTGCGCTTGCTGGTGACTCACCAGGCTAACGTCAACCACACCACCATCACTAACTCCACCCCTCTGAGGGCCGCCTGCTTCGATGGCCGCCTGGACATCGTGCGCTACCTGGTGGAGCACACTGCGGACATCAGCATCACCAACAAGTACAACAACACCTGCCTGATGATCGCCTCCTACAAAGGACACGCCGACGTGGTCAACTTCCTGCTGGAGCAGGGCGCCGACCCCAACGCCAAGGCGCACTGCGGCGCCACCGCCCTGCACTTCGCAGCGGAGGCGGGACACTTGGACATCGTGAAGGAGCTGGTTCGATGCCAGGCGGCCATGGTGGTGAACGGACATGGCATGACGCCGCTGAAGGTCGCCGCGGAAAGCTGCAAAGCCGAcgtggtggagctgctgctggcgcACGCCGACTGTGACCCCCCCAGCCGCATCGAGGCCCTGGAGCTGCTGGGCGCCTCCTTCGCCAACGACAGGGAGAACTACGACATCCAGAAGACGTACCACTACCTGCACGCCGCCATGACGCGGCGGTACCACGACCCAGAAGACGTCATCGCCAAAGAGCTGCTGCCGCCCATCGAGGCCTACGGGGGGCGGAGCGAGTGCCAGACGCCACGAGACCTGGAGACCATCCGGGCGGACCGGGACGCCCTGCACATGGAGGGGCTGATGATCCGGGAGCGAATCCTGGGCTCGGACAACATCGACGTGTCCCACCCGATCATCTACCGCGGCGCTGTGTACGCCGACAACATGGAGTTCGACCAGTGCATCAAACTGTGGCTTCACGCGCTGCGCCTGCGGCAGAAAGGAAACCGCAACACGCACAAGGACCTGCTGCGCTTCGCCCAGGTCTTCTCCCAGATGGTGCACCTGAAGGAGCAGGTGTCGGCCTCGGGGGTGGAGCAGGTGCTGAGCTGCAGCGTGTTGGAGATCCAGCGCAGCATGAGCCGGGTGGAGGCGGCGGCCGAGTCGGAGCTGCCTCAGGCCCTGGACAACTACGAGTCCAACGTCTTCACCTTCCTGTACCTGGCGTGCATCTCCACCAAGACCAGCTGCAGCGAGGAGGAGCGCGCCCTCGTCAACAAGCACGTCTACAACCTGATCCAGCTGGACCCGCGCTCCCGGGAGGGCTCCTCGCTGCTGCACCTCGCCATCAGCTCCACCACGCCCGTGGACGACTTCCACACCAACGACGTCTGCAGCTTCCCCAACGCCCAGGtcaccaagctgctgctggactgcGGCGCGCCGGTCAACGCCATCGACCACGAGGGCAACACCCCGCTCCACGTTATCGTCCAGTACAACCGGCCAATCAGCGACTTCCTCACGCTTCACGCCATCATCATCAACCTGGTGGAGGCGGGCGCCCACACAGACATGACCAACAAGCAGAAGAAGACGCCGCTGGACAAGAGCACCACGGGCGTCTCGGAGATCCTGCTGAAGACGCAGATGAAGATGAGCCTGAAGTGCCTGGCGGCGCGCGCCGTGCGGCGGCACCACATCACGTACCGCAACCAGATCCCCAAGACGCTGGAGGAGTTCGTGGAGTTCCACTGA
- the LOC133954645 gene encoding integrin alpha-11-like, with amino-acid sequence MDHHVLLLLWTCSLLPDIQLCFNFDSKNFKIFSGSKETQFGYRVQQHEAGGHQWLLVGAPSESTGRQQTGDVWRCPLDTSSSVNCSRLQLGKLSLDNVSERKDKMRLGMTLTSNPRDSSFVTCGPLWSHECGSSLYSTGICSRVGRNFRLSHTITPALQRCETFMDIVIVLDGSNSIYPWYEVQDFLINILHKFYIGSGQTQVGVVQYGSAVVHEFSLGEYQTVEEVVEAARSIDQRGGEETRTALGINVARSEAFKRGGRPGAQKVMIVITDGESHDSPHLVQAVGDSERDNITMYAIAVLGYYNRRGINPEAFLKEIKFIASDPDEKHFFNVTDESALKDIVDALGERIFTLEGTSSQGRGFGLQMAQAGFSSHLVRDGVLLGAVGAYDWTGAVLKETKHGKVVPPKSSYREEFPEELKNHGAYLGYSVGSLVSARGSQLYVSGAPRFNHTGKVIIFTLKNTGNLTILHGLLGEQIGSYFGSELLSMDVDADGHTDVLLVAAPMYYSQGWEKGKVYIYSVTPQTSFVLKGALEIADCSQNSRLGSALAQIPDMNGDGFKELVVGAPLEDDHQGAVYVFYGQDKSLQRQHRQRLSAAGLSAGLRYFGQSLHGVLDVNADGLVDLAVGALGAAVIIWSRGVIRIQAKLTFEPEKVNIFNKDCRRGGKEVTCMSVKVCLSLEPRTQTSTRTDVAVWFSLVLDERRFPSRVVLDESDRPQPRSLVLQSGGQSCQRLGFSVQETADYGRPIAVVLETGMQNPDEGPVLDPDWPSVLRAELPFWNGCELEDTCVPDLVLHSHTDLLDAQQFCSSRERAAWSLCGLQGATAGSVFVVESVRRRMLVFARLENQGENAYGASIHISTSSNLLFSSLIVKDQSDIQIECHTEDSLANQRFCNVSAPFMKSMSQVSFHLEFQLSRSVFLDHVRVVMETTSDGQEGNPDDNTNHIFLPLKYQTDLLFTRDPNPPRFEIKSSSSSSSWDQPDGSSSTFNLTYYIQNLGIFSVNNVLFRAEIWAVTLKSNQLVNITDYSINQVPGCHCTLPQLRNNQVTAEDLSPLSQLNHSNSVNMVVQCGLNLPTSREVKVTLTGRLQLPALLAVSFRSLELLTSASVQLEASSPMFLQEDRPVRQILLELRKEDDSTVPVWIILGSSLGGLLLLALLVLALWKLGFFDRRRRQEEEEQPVANGKAAEEL; translated from the exons gctGCTGGTGGGAGCTCCCTCTGAATCCACTGGGAGGCAGCAGACTGGGGACGTGTGGAGATGTCCTCTGGacaccagcagctcagtgaacTGCAGCCGACTGCAGCTGG GGAAACTTTCTCTGGACAACGTGTCTGAGAGGAAGGACAAGATGAGGCTGGGCATGACGCTGACCTCCAACCCCCGAGACAGCAGCTTCGTG aCCTGTGGACCGCTCTGGTCTCATGAATGTGGAAGTTCTCTGTACAGCACTGGGATCTGCTCCAGAGTCGGTCGCAACTTCAGACTGTCCCACACCATCACCCCCGCCCTGCAGA gGTGTGAGACGTTCATGGACATCGTGATTGTTCTGGATGGTTCTAACTCCATCTACCCGTGGTACGAGGTGCAGGACTTCCTCATCAACATCCTTCACAAGTTCTACATCGGCTCAGGTCAGACGCAG GTCGGTGTGGTTCAGTACGGCTCCGCAGTGGTCCATGAGTTCAGTCTGGGGGAGTACCAgacggtggaggaggtggtggaggccGCCAGAAGCATCGACCAGCGGGGCGGAGAGGAGACCAGGACGGCGCTGGGCATTAACGTGGCGAG GTCAGAGGCGTTCAAACGTGGCGGCCGGCCCGGCGCTCAGAAGGTGATGATCGTGATCACAGACGGTGAATCTCATGACAGTCCTCATCTGGTTCAGGCCGTCGGcgacagtgagagagacaacATCACCATGTACGCCATCGCT GTTCTGGGTTATTACAACCGTCGGGGAATCAACCCTGAAGCCTTTCTGAAGGAAATCAAGTTCATCGCCAGCGACCCGGACGAGAAGCACTTCTTCAACGTGACGGACGAGTCGGCGCTGAAAGACATCGTGGACGCTCTGGGAGAAAGGATCTTCACTCTGGAAG GAACCAGCAGTCAGGGTCGGGGGTTCGGTCTCCAGATGGCTCAGGCTGGTTTCTCCTCTCATCTCGTTAGA GACGGCGTTCTGCTCGGGGCGGTCGGCGCCTACGACTGGACCGGTGCCGTGCTGAAAGAAACGAAACACGGGAAAGTTGTTCCTCCGAAATCCTCGTACCGGGAGGAGtttccagaggagctgaagaaccACGGAGCCTATCTGG GTTACTCAGTGGGGTCACTGGTTTCGGCTCGGGGCTCCCAGCTCTACGTGTCCGGAGCGCCAAGGTTCAACCACACCGGCAAGGTCATCATCTTCACGCTGAAGAACACGGGAAACCTGACCATCCTGCATGGCCTGCTGGGAGAGCag ATCGGGTCGTACTTCGGCAGCGAGTTGTTATCGATGGACGTAGATGCAGACGGACACACTGATGTCCTCCTGGTGGCAGCTCCCATGTACTACAGCCAGGGTTGGGAGAAAGGGAAGGTGTACATCTACTCTGTTACACCTCAG ACATCATTTGTCCTGAAGGGGGCGCTGGAGATAGCTGACTGCTCTCAGAACTCCCGTCTGGGTTCGGCGTTGGCCCAGATACCTGACATGAACGGAGACGGATTTAAGGAGCTGGTGGTCGGCGCTCCACTGGAGGacgaccaccagggggcagtctACGTGTTCTACGGCCAGGACAAAAGCCTCCAGCGGCAGCACAGACAG CGTCTCTCTGCAGCCGGACTCTCTGCCGGGCTGAGGTACTTCGGACAGAGTCTCCACGGGGTTCTGGACGTGAACGCAGACGGACTGGTCGACCTCGCGGTGGGAGCACTGGGAGCGGCCGTCATAATCTG gtcTCGTGGTGTGATCAGGATTCAGGCCAAACTGACCTTTGAACCCGAGAAGGTGAACATCTTTAACAAGGACTGTCGTcgaggagggaaggaggtgaCCTGCATGTCTGTGAAGGTCTGTCTGAGTCTGGAGCCCCGGACCCAGACCAGCACCAGGACTGATGTCG ctGTTTGGTTCAGCCTGGTCTTGGACGAGAGACGATTTCCTTCTCGAGTCGTTCTGGACGAATCGGACCGACCGCAGCCCAGGAGCCTCGTTCTCCAGAGCGGAGGTCAGAGCTGCCAACGCCTCGGCTTCTCCGTCCAg GAAACAGCAGATTACGGTCGTCCCATTGCGGTGGTCCTGGAGACGGGGATGCAGAACCCAGACGAGGGGCCGGTGCTGGATCCTGATTGGCCGAGCGTCCTGAGGGCCGAG ctTCCTTTCTGGAACGGCTGTGAGCTGGAGGACACCTGCGTCCCAGACCTGGTGCTGCACAGCCACACTGACCTGCTGGACGCTca GCAGTTCTGCAGCTCCAGGGAACGAGCAGCGTGGTCCCTCTGTGGCCTCCAGGGGGCGACAGCGGGGTCGGTGTTCGTGGTGGAGTCTGTGCGGAGGAGGATGCTGGTGTTCGCTCGATTGGAGAACCAGGGAGAGAACGCATACGGAGCCTCCATccacatctccacctcctccaaccTGCTCTTCTCCAGCCTCATCGTCAAG GACCAATCAGACATTCAGATTGAGTGCCACACGGAGGACAGCCTGGCCAATCAGAGGTTCTGTAACGTCAGCGCTCCGTTCATGAAATCCATGTCCCAG gTGTCTTTCCATCTGGAGTTCCAGCTCAGCCGCTCCGTCTTCCTGGACCATGTGAGGGTCGTGATGGAGACCACCAG tGATGGTCAGGAGGGAAATCCAGACGACAACACCAACCACATCTTCCTGCCTCTGAAATACCAGACGGATCTGCTCTTCACCAG AGACCCTAACCCTCCTCGGTTTGAAATcaaatcctcttcctcctcttcatcctgggATCAGCCGGACggcagctcctccaccttcaaCCTCACTTACTAC ATCCAGAACCTGGGAATCTTCTCCGTGAACAACGTCCTGTTCAGGGCGGAGATCTGGGCTGTGACCCTGAAGAGCAACCAGCTGGTGAACATCACCGACTACAGCATCAACCAG GTTCCAGGCTGTCACTGCACGCTGCCTCAGCTCAGGAACAACCAGGTCACAGCCGAGGACCTGTCTCCACTGTCACAGCTG aaccaCAGTAACAGTGTGAACATGGTGGTCCAGTGTGGACTGAACCTGCCGACCTCCAGGGAGGTGAAGGTGACCCTCACAGGACGTCTCCAGCTTCCTGCTCTTCTCGCT GTGAGCTTCAGGTCTCTGGAGCTGCTGACGTCTGCGTCGGTCCAGCTGGAGGCGTCCAGTCCCATGTTCCTCCAGGAGGACAGACCTGTGAGACAG ATTCTCCTGGAGCTGAGGAAGGAGGACGACTCCACCGTCCCTGTCTGGATCATCCTGGGGAGCTCACTGGgaggcctgctgctgctggccctACTGGTCCTGGCCCTGTGGAAG CTCGGATTCTTCGACAGGCGGCGgcgacaggaggaggaggagcagccggTGGCCAATGGGAaggcagcagaggagctgtGA
- the rxfp3.3b gene encoding relaxin-3 receptor 1: MAELLNLNSSSSWNRSAAGQTRFSSLDDIDLPADGSPTLRILISIVYSVVCAAGLVGNLLVLFLMKVRRGRKKRSSINLFILNLAVTDFQFVLTLPFWAVDTALDFSWPFGNAMCKIILSVTVMNMYASVFFLTAMSVTRYWSVASALKDRTRRRVCPVRWVIFGLWVSASVASLPTAIFSTVKSVAGERLCLLGFPDGQAWLALYHLQKILVAFVFPMLIVTVCYLLLLRFVRLRSMNNNQVKRRSRVTRSVTIVVLSFFICWMPNHAITLWGVLVKFNLVNWDRTYYMVHTYVHPVTVCLAHTNSCLNPVLYCLMRREFRKKMKDLFWRISSPTGTNTCHMRPFSGTVRAEPDDTQIVIPLNNVETDNCRLSVVTDQCDTDALQR; this comes from the coding sequence ATGGCGGAGCTGCTGAACCTAaactcctcgtcctcctggAACCGCTCCGCCGCGGGACAGACCCGCTTCAGCAGCCTGGATGACATCGACCTGCCGGCGGACGGGTCCCCGACCCTGCGTATCCTCATCTCCATCGTGTACTCAGTGGTGTGCGCGGCCGGGCTGGTCGGGAACCTGCTGGTGCTCTTCCTGATGAAGGTGCGCCGGGGCCGGAAGAAGCGCTCCAGCATCAACCTGTTCATCCTCAACCTGGCGGTGACGGACTTCCAGTTCGTGCTCACTCTGCCCTTCTGGGCTGTGGACACGGCCCTGGACTTCAGCTGGCCCTTTGGAAACGCCATGTGCAAGATCATCCTGTCCGTGACCGTGATGAACATGTACGCCAGCGTGTTCTTCCTCACCGCCATGAGCGTCACCCGCTACTGGTCGGTGGCCTCGGCGCTGAAGGACCGGACGCGTCGGCGGGTGTGCCCGGTGCGCTGGGTGATCTTCGGGCTCTGGGTCTCCGCCAGCGTGGCCTCCTTGCCCACAGCGATCTTCTCCACGGTGAAGAGCGTGGCCGGAGAGCGGCTGTGCCTCCTGGGCTTCCCGGACGGCCAGGCGTGGCTGGCGCTGTACCACCTGCAGAAGATCCTGGTGGCCTTCGTGTTCCCCATGCTCATCGTCACCGTGTgctacctgctgctgctgcgcttcGTCCGCCTGCGCAGCATGAACAACAACCAGGTGAAGCGCAGGTCCCGGGTCACGCGCTCCGTCACTATCGTCGtcctctccttcttcatctGCTGGATGCCCAACCACGCCATCACCCTGTGGGGCGTGCTGGTCAAGTTCAACCTGGTCAACTGGGACCGGACGTACTACATGGTGCACACGTACGTGCACCCGGTGACCGTGTGCCTGGCGCACACCAACAGCTGCCTGAACCCGGTGCTGTACTGCCTGATGCGCCGGGAGTtcaggaagaagatgaaggatCTGTTCTGGAGGATTTCGTCGCCCACCGGGACCAACACGTGTCACATGCGACCGTTCTCCGGGACCGTGAGAGCGGAGCCGGACGACACGCAGATCGTCATCCCGCTGAACAACGTGGAGACGGACAACTGCAGACTGTCGGTGGTCACGGACCAGTGCGACACGGACGCGCTGCAGCGGTGA